In Symmachiella dynata, the following are encoded in one genomic region:
- the gcvPA gene encoding aminomethyl-transferring glycine dehydrogenase subunit GcvPA, which translates to MAYLDNTPEQQREMLATIGAASIEELFAQIPAELQLKRPLDMPPALSEMELQTALGNLAKQNSQRQGTCFLGGGCYDHFIPAAVDAIASRSEFYTAYTPYQAEASQGSLQAFYEFQTLVCQLTGMEVSNASLYEGGTSVSEAAFMAMRVTGRYKKVVLLGSVHPEYRAVVDTYFSDLDSEAVVVPTPNGTADLAAVRDALDDQTACLVIQQPNFFGCLEDARELVEAAHEVGALAVVSCDPISLGMLVRPGEYGADIVVAEGQSLGTPLQYGGPFLGILACRQKFMRKMPGRLIGETTDRDGRPCFVLNLQAREQHIRRDKATSNICTNQGLIALRATAYMALLGKQGLGEVAELSCRKAHYVAERLTAIDGFSLAYDRPYFKEFTLRCENGAAEALDKAAQAGFDIGPLLSQFDASNQSDLLVATTECRTRQEIDALADALAQ; encoded by the coding sequence GTGGCTTACCTCGACAATACGCCCGAACAACAACGCGAAATGCTGGCCACGATCGGCGCTGCGTCGATTGAGGAACTCTTCGCGCAGATTCCTGCCGAATTGCAGCTCAAACGGCCGTTGGATATGCCACCCGCACTGTCAGAAATGGAGCTGCAGACGGCGCTCGGGAACTTGGCCAAACAAAACAGCCAGCGGCAAGGCACCTGTTTCCTCGGAGGCGGTTGCTACGACCACTTCATTCCGGCCGCCGTCGATGCCATTGCCTCCCGCAGTGAATTCTACACCGCCTATACGCCCTATCAGGCCGAAGCGAGTCAAGGAAGCTTGCAGGCGTTTTACGAATTTCAAACGCTGGTCTGCCAATTGACCGGTATGGAGGTCTCCAACGCCAGCCTGTACGAAGGGGGCACCAGCGTTAGCGAAGCCGCCTTTATGGCGATGCGCGTGACCGGCCGCTACAAAAAAGTGGTCCTACTCGGATCGGTACACCCTGAGTACCGCGCGGTGGTCGACACCTATTTTAGCGACCTGGATTCTGAAGCGGTTGTCGTCCCCACTCCCAACGGAACCGCTGACCTGGCCGCGGTACGGGACGCACTCGACGATCAGACCGCTTGTTTGGTCATTCAGCAACCCAACTTCTTCGGCTGCCTGGAAGATGCGCGCGAATTGGTGGAAGCCGCACATGAGGTCGGCGCGCTGGCGGTCGTCAGTTGCGATCCGATTAGCTTAGGCATGTTGGTTCGTCCTGGCGAATACGGCGCGGACATCGTTGTTGCCGAAGGGCAAAGCTTGGGAACGCCATTGCAATATGGCGGGCCTTTTTTGGGCATCTTGGCCTGCCGCCAAAAATTCATGCGCAAGATGCCGGGCCGTTTGATCGGTGAAACAACCGACCGCGATGGTCGACCTTGTTTTGTGCTCAACCTACAAGCCCGCGAACAGCACATTCGTCGCGATAAAGCGACCAGCAATATCTGCACGAATCAAGGTTTGATTGCCCTGCGTGCGACGGCCTATATGGCATTGCTTGGCAAACAGGGACTGGGCGAAGTCGCCGAGTTGTCTTGTCGCAAGGCGCACTATGTGGCGGAGCGGTTGACGGCAATTGACGGCTTCTCGTTGGCGTATGACCGACCTTATTTCAAAGAGTTCACATTGCGTTGCGAGAACGGTGCGGCCGAGGCCTTGGACAAAGCCGCCCAGGCCGGATTCGACATCGGTCCCCTGCTCTCCCAATTCGATGCCAGCAATCAAAGCGACCTGTTGGTCGCCACGACCGAATGCCGGACGCGGCAAGAGATCGATGCTCTGGCCGATGCCCTCGCCCAATAA
- a CDS encoding class I SAM-dependent methyltransferase, with amino-acid sequence MATQQPESPSQRRKRKRALRKLVEFKGMHGLSLNQYRQDVKQLYDGPKGAMLAMASLVSLHEPLVGLMFRERKFDATRFHKILDIGAGAGQILGHLVKRTNPTAELIGCDLSHQMLRRARTRLDSDRPNYVTADLTQLPFADDSFDCITCGWVIEHLHDPRPGLREFVRVLQPGGSMLLLATEDTVAGALTSRTWKCRTYNRRELNSMCEEVGLPWQEQLYFTKLHRFFKLGGILVEATKQAHVELAPPHVCQS; translated from the coding sequence ATGGCCACGCAACAGCCGGAATCCCCATCGCAACGACGAAAACGTAAGCGCGCTTTGCGAAAACTGGTGGAATTCAAAGGCATGCACGGGCTGAGCCTGAATCAGTACCGCCAGGATGTGAAACAACTCTACGATGGCCCCAAAGGGGCAATGCTCGCTATGGCCAGTCTGGTTTCGCTGCACGAACCATTGGTCGGGTTGATGTTCCGCGAGCGCAAGTTCGACGCCACACGATTTCACAAAATTTTGGACATTGGCGCGGGGGCCGGCCAGATTCTTGGCCATCTCGTTAAACGAACCAATCCGACCGCTGAACTCATCGGTTGCGACCTCTCGCATCAAATGCTGCGTCGCGCACGGACACGTCTGGACAGTGACCGCCCCAACTACGTGACTGCCGACCTCACCCAACTTCCCTTTGCGGACGATTCGTTCGATTGCATTACCTGTGGCTGGGTGATCGAACATTTGCACGACCCGCGGCCCGGTCTACGTGAGTTCGTCCGCGTGTTGCAACCTGGAGGAAGCATGTTGCTGCTGGCGACTGAAGATACCGTCGCCGGAGCCTTGACCAGCCGGACCTGGAAATGCCGGACCTACAATCGTCGCGAACTCAACAGCATGTGCGAAGAGGTGGGTTTGCCATGGCAGGAACAACTGTATTTCACCAAATTGCACCGTTTCTTCAAACTAGGCGGTATTCTGGTCGAAGCCACAAAACAGGCGCATGTGGAACTCGCTCCGCCGCATGTTTGTCAATCGTGA
- a CDS encoding exo-alpha-sialidase has protein sequence MRLVLIIAAILSAAPVHVFAQTAKVKNTVVFKEPERFAGWPANNGIWSWGDEIVVGFTLGYYKKNPTGGHDIDRDQPSVPRQARSMDGGETWVVERPSYIDKNGNQNKLQKLDKPIDFSNPDLAVRFTKSQFHYSLDRCLTWNGPYELPVYGRPNLLCRTDYIVEGKNRLTAFIAAAKETGGEGQPLCIRTLDGGMTWDLVGWIGNQPPAAYGYAIMPATVRIGKTGYLSMIRRGGIFDGKKRWWIEPFVSPDDGKSWYLLKEPVIENSGNPATLTRLKNGKLAMTYGWRRAPYGIRGRISDDDGQTWSREFILRDDASSWDIGYPRSIQRADGKMVTIYYYHNDEQPQRFIGCTIWDPAQFER, from the coding sequence ATGAGACTCGTGCTAATCATCGCCGCAATTTTGAGCGCGGCTCCAGTTCACGTTTTTGCACAGACAGCCAAGGTCAAAAACACAGTGGTGTTCAAGGAGCCGGAACGCTTTGCCGGATGGCCGGCGAATAATGGCATTTGGTCATGGGGCGATGAAATCGTGGTTGGCTTTACGCTGGGGTACTACAAGAAGAATCCCACCGGCGGTCATGACATTGATCGCGACCAACCTTCGGTTCCGCGTCAGGCGCGCAGCATGGATGGTGGGGAAACGTGGGTGGTTGAACGTCCCTCCTACATCGACAAAAACGGCAACCAGAACAAGCTGCAAAAACTCGACAAGCCGATTGACTTTTCAAACCCCGATTTGGCAGTCCGATTCACAAAGAGTCAATTTCATTATTCGTTAGACCGCTGCCTCACCTGGAACGGTCCCTATGAATTGCCGGTCTACGGTCGGCCGAATTTGCTCTGCCGTACCGACTACATCGTCGAAGGCAAAAACCGCCTGACGGCTTTCATTGCCGCCGCCAAAGAGACTGGCGGTGAAGGGCAACCGTTATGCATTCGCACGCTGGACGGCGGGATGACCTGGGATCTGGTCGGCTGGATCGGGAATCAACCGCCGGCCGCATATGGTTACGCGATTATGCCTGCCACGGTGCGGATCGGAAAGACTGGCTACCTGAGCATGATTCGTCGCGGCGGCATTTTCGACGGCAAAAAACGTTGGTGGATCGAACCATTCGTTTCACCCGACGATGGCAAGTCATGGTATTTGCTCAAAGAGCCTGTGATCGAAAACTCCGGCAATCCCGCCACACTCACTCGGTTGAAAAATGGTAAGCTGGCGATGACCTACGGTTGGCGACGGGCTCCTTATGGAATTCGCGGCCGGATTTCTGACGACGATGGCCAAACTTGGAGCCGCGAATTCATACTGCGCGACGACGCCTCGAGTTGGGACATCGGCTATCCCCGGAGCATCCAACGGGCCGATGGCAAGATGGTCACCATTTACTATTATCACAACGACGAACAACCACAACGCTTTATTGGCTGCACAATTTGGGACCCCGCACAATTCGAGCGCTAG
- the gcvH gene encoding glycine cleavage system protein GcvH yields MDAASLKYQKTHEWAHADGDVVTVGITDFAVAQLTDLVYIELPDVGRTVSAGESFGEVESVKAVSDLYSPISGEVVEVNSALENGLEVLSEDAFGAGWIAKIKTDDVGQLDSLMDKAAYDKHCEAEAH; encoded by the coding sequence ATGGACGCAGCGAGCTTAAAATACCAAAAAACCCACGAATGGGCACATGCAGATGGTGACGTAGTGACGGTCGGAATTACCGATTTCGCAGTTGCCCAACTGACCGACCTGGTCTATATCGAATTACCGGATGTAGGACGGACGGTCTCAGCCGGCGAGTCGTTCGGCGAGGTCGAAAGCGTCAAAGCGGTCAGTGACTTGTATAGCCCGATCTCGGGAGAGGTGGTCGAGGTGAACTCGGCACTCGAAAACGGACTGGAAGTCCTGTCTGAGGACGCATTTGGCGCCGGATGGATCGCCAAAATCAAAACCGACGACGTGGGTCAACTGGACTCCTTGATGGATAAAGCGGCATACGACAAGCATTGCGAAGCTGAAGCCCACTGA
- a CDS encoding Sua5/YciO/YrdC/YwlC family protein has translation MSKVVELKTADEPRDVIHEAVQLLSEGGLVCFPTETIYVVACDALNEAGLQRLAALRQQLSDEKCSLAVRDADAAVDFVPQMSELGQRLCRRCWPGPVTLSFDQSATGGAFEALSSNCQAAVMQAGKLRLSVPAAEVVQAVMRLMPNPLVLLGIQRSADVPKTAGEAAMTYGDAVDLLIDGGACRYGEPATEVHVSGENWDVVFESTVTERTVRRLASHVYLFVCTGNTCRSPMAEALFRKMLTERLECTEDELSDRGHIVASAGIAASMGGRPSPESVEILQAKGIDLHQHASQPLTGNLLQAADHVYTMTNGHRESILYEAPLAEERVSVLSRDGGDISDPIGCGMDQYVECADQIERNLKALIAELFED, from the coding sequence ATGTCCAAAGTGGTCGAATTGAAAACCGCCGATGAACCTCGTGATGTCATTCACGAGGCGGTGCAGTTATTGAGTGAAGGAGGATTGGTTTGTTTCCCGACCGAAACCATCTATGTCGTGGCCTGCGATGCGTTAAATGAAGCCGGTTTACAGCGTTTGGCCGCTCTTCGCCAGCAACTTTCGGACGAAAAGTGCAGCTTGGCTGTCCGCGACGCCGATGCCGCAGTCGATTTTGTTCCCCAAATGAGTGAACTGGGGCAACGTTTGTGCCGTCGCTGTTGGCCGGGACCGGTCACATTGTCGTTCGATCAGTCCGCTACGGGAGGGGCTTTCGAGGCGCTTTCGTCGAATTGTCAGGCTGCTGTCATGCAAGCAGGCAAGTTGCGATTGTCAGTCCCCGCTGCCGAGGTCGTCCAGGCGGTGATGCGATTGATGCCCAATCCGCTGGTTCTGCTCGGAATTCAAAGGAGTGCTGACGTTCCAAAAACCGCAGGTGAGGCAGCGATGACGTACGGAGATGCGGTTGACCTGTTGATCGACGGGGGAGCGTGTCGTTACGGGGAACCGGCCACAGAGGTCCATGTTTCAGGAGAAAACTGGGATGTCGTCTTCGAGTCGACTGTGACGGAACGAACGGTCCGACGACTGGCAAGCCACGTTTATCTGTTTGTTTGTACAGGGAACACCTGTCGCAGTCCCATGGCCGAAGCATTGTTTCGCAAAATGCTGACGGAACGATTAGAATGTACCGAAGACGAACTGTCCGATCGGGGACATATCGTCGCATCCGCAGGAATTGCGGCCTCCATGGGGGGGCGACCGAGTCCCGAATCGGTCGAAATTCTGCAGGCCAAGGGAATCGACTTGCATCAACACGCCAGTCAGCCGTTGACAGGGAATTTGCTGCAGGCAGCCGACCATGTTTACACAATGACCAACGGCCATCGGGAAAGCATTTTGTATGAAGCCCCCCTGGCCGAGGAACGGGTTTCGGTGCTCTCTCGGGACGGTGGAGATATTTCCGACCCGATTGGTTGTGGTATGGATCAATATGTGGAATGCGCTGACCAAATTGAGCGGAATCTCAAGGCATTGATTGCGGAATTATTTGAGGATTGA
- a CDS encoding inositol monophosphatase family protein → MDLKKLTDALATHMPPIMRWAGTVARRIRKFDIAVDAKSSGSANTDALTIADLSVQELIVACLRDTDPIFRQCRLQGEESTGDFERFATEAPYSIVIDPIDGTKGYRDREGCAYSVMLSLQTPDSVEYSLVYIPEQGENGSWVFACGDIVATGPDDPSRPAADVVRTLAPIVPSERGSSKKIYLIGYQKQDAEKAQLVTDAGLEGVLAADMGGCHYWTFARGEFTGSLIHSPNIYDFPVGMHIARILGGDALWVHNEQPVHLRETWLDERADMERLPGIVACSADRTVLKKLCELARDWNPVRYHD, encoded by the coding sequence ATGGATCTGAAAAAACTGACCGATGCTCTGGCAACGCACATGCCTCCGATAATGCGCTGGGCGGGGACGGTTGCGCGGCGGATTCGCAAATTTGATATCGCCGTCGATGCCAAATCGTCGGGCAGTGCGAATACCGATGCTTTGACGATTGCCGACCTGAGCGTGCAAGAATTGATCGTTGCCTGTCTGCGCGATACCGATCCGATCTTTCGCCAATGTCGACTTCAGGGCGAAGAATCAACTGGGGACTTTGAACGCTTTGCAACCGAAGCGCCGTACTCCATCGTGATCGATCCGATCGACGGAACCAAAGGCTATCGTGATCGCGAGGGCTGCGCCTATTCGGTCATGCTCTCGTTGCAAACGCCCGATTCGGTGGAGTACTCATTGGTCTACATCCCCGAACAGGGTGAGAATGGATCGTGGGTATTTGCTTGCGGTGATATCGTGGCAACGGGACCGGACGATCCGAGTCGCCCGGCGGCAGACGTTGTCCGTACGCTGGCCCCGATTGTCCCCTCCGAGCGTGGATCCTCTAAGAAGATCTATTTGATCGGCTATCAAAAACAAGACGCCGAAAAGGCACAGTTGGTGACCGATGCGGGACTAGAAGGAGTGCTCGCCGCTGATATGGGAGGCTGTCACTATTGGACATTCGCTCGGGGAGAGTTCACCGGATCGCTCATCCATTCGCCGAACATCTATGACTTTCCTGTGGGCATGCACATCGCGCGGATTCTGGGAGGTGACGCGCTGTGGGTCCACAACGAACAGCCGGTCCATCTGCGTGAGACTTGGCTGGACGAGCGGGCCGACATGGAACGACTGCCGGGGATTGTCGCCTGCAGCGCTGACCGCACGGTGCTGAAAAAACTCTGTGAATTAGCCCGCGATTGGAATCCGGTGCGGTATCACGATTGA
- the rpiB gene encoding ribose 5-phosphate isomerase B: MKIAVASDHRGFAIKSKILQMISEAGHEAIDLGTDSIESVDYPDFAGQVAKSVSHGEIDRGILICGSGLGMCIVANKFPNVRATQCHDDLSAEMSRLHNDSNVLCLSADMLGDKLINRMINIWLKTEFEGGRHARRLEKIAEIEREVAAEEDRD, encoded by the coding sequence ATGAAAATCGCTGTTGCAAGTGATCACCGCGGATTCGCGATCAAGAGCAAAATTTTGCAAATGATTTCCGAAGCCGGCCATGAAGCGATTGATTTGGGAACGGACTCAATCGAAAGCGTCGATTATCCTGATTTCGCTGGTCAGGTTGCCAAATCGGTTTCCCACGGCGAGATTGACCGTGGCATCCTGATTTGTGGAAGCGGATTGGGAATGTGCATCGTGGCCAATAAATTCCCCAACGTCCGCGCGACGCAATGCCATGACGATTTGTCCGCTGAAATGAGCCGCTTGCACAACGACTCCAACGTGCTTTGCCTGTCGGCCGACATGTTGGGAGACAAATTGATCAACCGCATGATCAATATTTGGCTCAAAACTGAGTTCGAGGGGGGCCGCCACGCCCGACGCCTCGAAAAAATCGCCGAAATTGAACGCGAAGTCGCCGCGGAAGAGGATCGAGACTAA
- a CDS encoding 3-keto-disaccharide hydrolase has protein sequence MRTWDVIFSTGGGTKLHRYTVFALLVFTALAHPAFAADNELTEQEKRDGWILLFDGKTLSGWTTNDGQPSARPVEQGSLNPHRCGGYMLIHERQWENFILTLDFKISPGCNTGLFFRTAPLKPLPGKDVGYNGLEVAIDDTRGQGFTDTGAIYGLVAANSNVMRPAGRWNHLVLTCNKNIVEVRLNHRTVTMMDLGMWTEPGQRPNGSPHKFEFAYKDHPRRGYIGLQDHGGECWYKNIKLQPLK, from the coding sequence ATGAGGACGTGGGACGTTATTTTTTCAACGGGGGGGGGTACGAAGTTGCATCGCTATACCGTTTTCGCATTGCTGGTCTTCACAGCACTGGCCCATCCGGCCTTTGCCGCTGACAATGAACTCACGGAACAAGAAAAACGGGATGGGTGGATCTTGTTGTTTGACGGCAAAACGCTCAGCGGCTGGACGACCAACGATGGGCAGCCCAGCGCGCGGCCGGTGGAGCAGGGGAGTCTCAATCCGCATCGTTGCGGCGGGTATATGCTGATTCATGAGCGGCAATGGGAAAACTTTATCCTGACTCTGGATTTCAAAATCAGTCCCGGCTGCAACACCGGCCTCTTTTTTCGCACCGCGCCGCTCAAACCGTTGCCGGGCAAGGATGTCGGCTACAACGGGTTAGAGGTGGCCATTGATGACACGCGCGGTCAGGGCTTTACCGACACGGGCGCGATTTACGGTCTTGTTGCTGCGAATTCCAACGTCATGCGACCGGCCGGGAGATGGAATCACTTGGTGCTGACCTGCAACAAGAACATCGTGGAAGTCCGACTGAACCATCGGACAGTGACGATGATGGACCTCGGCATGTGGACCGAACCAGGCCAGCGTCCCAACGGCTCGCCGCACAAATTTGAGTTCGCCTACAAGGACCATCCCCGTCGTGGTTACATCGGACTGCAAGACCATGGTGGCGAATGTTGGTACAAGAACATTAAACTACAGCCACTGAAATAA